In one window of Saprospiraceae bacterium DNA:
- the gldF gene encoding gliding motility-associated ABC transporter permease subunit GldF has product MWVLFRKEVAGFFYSLIGYMVIGSFMLLLGLMMWVFPDFSILYYNYASLEQLFSLAPMIFLFLIPAVTMRSFSEEMQAGTLELLLTKPIREWEIVGAKFLASLTLCLIALLPTLLYYISIYQLGSPRGNIDSGAVFGSYIGLICLAAGFCAIGLFTSSLSKNQIVCFLLAAALCYLFYFGFFFASKLPVFFGKTDDLVQMFGMDYHYTSLSKGLIATDNLIYFLSLVFFFLFLTYESLKSRQF; this is encoded by the coding sequence ATGTGGGTTCTGTTTAGAAAAGAAGTCGCCGGCTTTTTTTACTCCCTTATCGGTTACATGGTCATAGGGAGTTTTATGTTATTGCTAGGACTCATGATGTGGGTTTTTCCGGATTTTAGCATACTGTATTACAATTATGCAAGTCTGGAACAATTGTTTTCACTTGCTCCCATGATTTTTTTATTTTTAATACCGGCCGTAACCATGCGTTCCTTTTCAGAAGAAATGCAGGCCGGAACACTGGAGTTACTCCTGACTAAACCCATACGCGAATGGGAAATTGTTGGCGCTAAATTTTTAGCTTCACTGACGTTGTGCCTGATCGCATTACTCCCCACATTACTTTATTATATTTCCATTTATCAACTTGGTTCACCCAGGGGAAATATCGATTCGGGAGCAGTTTTTGGTTCGTACATTGGACTGATTTGTCTGGCTGCAGGATTTTGTGCCATTGGATTATTTACTTCAAGTTTATCGAAAAATCAAATTGTTTGTTTTCTACTGGCTGCTGCCTTGTGTTATTTATTCTATTTTGGTTTTTTCTTTGCATCCAAACTTCCTGTGTTTTTTGGAAAAACGGACGACCTGGTTCAGATGTTTGGGATGGATTATCATTATACTTCCCTATCTAAAGGGCTCATCGCCACTGATAATTTAATCTATTTCCTTTCCCTGGTCTTTTTCTTTTTGTTCCTGACTTATGAATCACTTAAAAGCAGACAGTTCTGA
- the gldG gene encoding gliding motility-associated ABC transporter substrate-binding protein GldG, which translates to MNHLKADSSDMKIANIERPVRIFIVLGILLFINVISSFLNFSFDFSEEKRYSLSDGTKETLRRLDEEIYVRILLDGDFPSGFKRLQNATKDLLNQFKTQNAYIDFIFENPNDGSIEEINDIREKLGKDGLAPINLKVKSGTESSEQLIYPYAIFNLGERKIAVNLLEHQPELDQEANLNNSISQLEYKFINAVEKILRKEKQNILLTTSNGELATEYTRAATQLLKPFYNVFHSNLDSLYAIKSTVDLVIIAKPLQPFSERNKFILDQYLMQGGKILWMVDALQIGIDSFTYRQEMIPEPLELNLGDLFFNYGIRIEPTMVLDMECSKIAQVIGKIGDKPQIELFPWYYFPVAAPYNNHPIVNNIDRILLDFPARIDTVKTASNVKKTPLIVSSPYSRYQLTPAKVGFDILRYPPDPAKFDKPHLTMGILLEGTFNSPFTNKLETSMIDALKKLNLEFKPVSTPTKMIVVADGDLARNFYDPNTDKHSQMGYSKFEKISYGGNKSFIVNAVEYLCNKENILEARSKEFKIRLLDQVKIDREKTFWQFLNIGLPFILLIGGGFVNYYLRRKKYMA; encoded by the coding sequence ATGAATCACTTAAAAGCAGACAGTTCTGATATGAAAATTGCCAACATCGAACGGCCTGTCAGAATTTTCATTGTCCTGGGAATTCTGCTTTTTATTAATGTGATCTCTTCTTTTCTGAATTTTAGTTTCGATTTCTCTGAAGAGAAAAGGTACAGTTTATCTGATGGCACGAAAGAAACCTTACGACGACTCGACGAAGAAATTTATGTTCGCATTTTACTCGATGGAGATTTTCCTTCCGGTTTCAAGCGTCTTCAAAATGCTACTAAAGATCTGCTCAATCAATTCAAAACTCAAAATGCTTATATAGACTTCATCTTTGAGAATCCTAACGATGGAAGTATAGAGGAAATTAACGACATCAGAGAAAAGCTCGGCAAAGATGGTTTAGCTCCAATCAATCTGAAAGTTAAATCCGGAACTGAATCTTCAGAACAACTTATATATCCCTATGCAATTTTTAATCTGGGCGAACGCAAAATTGCAGTGAATTTGCTTGAGCATCAACCGGAGCTCGATCAGGAAGCGAATCTGAACAACAGCATTTCTCAACTGGAATATAAATTTATCAACGCTGTTGAAAAAATACTTCGGAAAGAGAAGCAAAACATTCTGCTTACGACATCCAATGGAGAATTGGCAACTGAATATACACGTGCTGCAACCCAATTGTTAAAGCCCTTTTACAACGTTTTTCATTCAAATCTCGATAGCCTGTATGCCATAAAATCAACAGTTGATCTGGTGATCATCGCAAAACCGCTCCAGCCCTTTTCCGAACGCAATAAATTTATTCTGGACCAATACCTGATGCAGGGTGGAAAAATCTTATGGATGGTTGATGCCCTTCAAATTGGAATCGATAGCTTTACCTACAGACAAGAAATGATTCCCGAACCCCTTGAGCTCAATTTAGGGGATTTATTCTTTAACTACGGAATTCGTATTGAGCCAACCATGGTGCTCGATATGGAATGCAGTAAAATCGCACAAGTCATTGGTAAAATAGGAGATAAACCTCAGATAGAGTTATTTCCCTGGTATTATTTTCCGGTTGCTGCTCCTTACAACAACCACCCTATTGTAAATAATATCGACCGGATTTTATTGGACTTTCCGGCACGGATCGATACGGTTAAAACAGCTTCTAACGTAAAGAAAACTCCACTCATCGTTTCTTCGCCTTACAGCCGTTACCAATTGACTCCGGCAAAAGTTGGGTTCGATATCCTGAGGTATCCACCCGATCCGGCAAAATTCGATAAACCTCATCTGACTATGGGCATTCTGCTCGAAGGGACTTTTAATTCACCATTTACCAATAAACTGGAAACATCGATGATCGATGCTTTAAAAAAATTAAACCTTGAATTTAAACCAGTCAGCACACCAACCAAAATGATCGTGGTAGCAGATGGAGATCTAGCTCGAAATTTTTACGATCCCAATACCGACAAACATTCGCAAATGGGCTACAGCAAATTTGAAAAAATCAGCTATGGTGGAAATAAAAGTTTTATCGTGAATGCTGTCGAGTATTTGTGTAATAAAGAAAATATCCTTGAAGCCCGATCCAAAGAATTCAAAATCAGATTACTCGATCAGGTTAAAATTGATCGCGAAAAGACGTTTTGGCAATTTTTAAATATCGGGCTGCCCTTTATATTGCTGATTGGCGGTGGTTTTGTGAATTATTACTTACGCAGAAAAAAATACATGGCATAA
- a CDS encoding DUF4340 domain-containing protein: protein MNKGNTLFLLAGIFLALGALSWYLMMKKDPAMEQLKTEREFAVKSKDQIESIILNNRIGDSIYLSKNEAYWTLNGRHKVFPNAIANLLQTLVSVKMQSIPPKTYYQSIMDGIRGSGIKVEVYGKNQKLMKSYWVGGATLREDGNFFLMEGSNQPYIVSIPSFVGNVRERYDLSYNDWRDRSLIDIDPANISSVTLEYPFQSHNSFKVEKRENKFLLLDIMQANKQLMIQNPKALQNYFQSFAGIGVEGIQNKHPEKEAIAALTPFCKMTILANGLDSAMTYKFYPIMEDTSGQTKINTDPRFTASGEFFRLHVVRSDGDFLLVQFPVIQPILRTKYDFLGQ, encoded by the coding sequence ATGAATAAAGGCAACACACTTTTCCTACTTGCGGGAATATTCCTGGCTTTAGGCGCATTGAGCTGGTATCTGATGATGAAGAAGGATCCTGCTATGGAACAACTCAAGACAGAACGTGAATTTGCTGTAAAAAGTAAAGATCAAATCGAATCTATTATACTCAACAATCGTATTGGAGATTCCATATACTTATCCAAAAATGAAGCTTACTGGACCTTAAATGGGCGACACAAGGTATTTCCCAATGCCATCGCGAATTTATTGCAAACCCTGGTCAGTGTAAAAATGCAATCCATTCCACCCAAAACCTATTACCAATCCATCATGGATGGAATTCGCGGCTCTGGCATAAAAGTTGAAGTTTATGGCAAGAATCAAAAACTCATGAAATCTTACTGGGTAGGCGGAGCGACGCTAAGGGAAGATGGAAATTTCTTCTTAATGGAAGGATCAAACCAGCCTTATATTGTTTCAATTCCATCCTTCGTGGGCAATGTGCGGGAACGATATGACCTGAGCTACAATGATTGGCGAGACCGATCCTTGATTGATATCGATCCGGCAAATATTTCATCCGTCACCCTTGAATATCCGTTTCAATCTCATAATTCTTTCAAAGTCGAAAAAAGAGAAAATAAATTCTTGCTGCTCGATATTATGCAGGCCAATAAACAACTCATGATACAAAATCCCAAAGCACTGCAAAACTATTTTCAGTCATTTGCGGGTATTGGCGTAGAAGGAATCCAAAACAAACACCCGGAAAAAGAGGCCATTGCTGCACTTACTCCTTTTTGTAAAATGACAATTCTAGCCAATGGCCTGGACAGTGCCATGACTTACAAATTTTATCCCATCATGGAAGATACGTCCGGTCAAACTAAAATAAATACCGACCCCAGGTTCACTGCGTCAGGAGAATTTTTCAGACTGCATGTGGTTCGAAGCGACGGTGATTTTTTATTGGTTCAATTTCCGGTCATCCAACCAATCCTTCGTACGAAATACGATTTTCTGGGACAGTGA
- a CDS encoding methyltransferase domain-containing protein gives MKIFMILGFILFWVSCKDQKDGTSGTLRQASAEDSSLQMVKEHEIRDRTVWQKPYDVIHKLGSLENKVIADIGAGSGYFSFRFIHEAGKVIAVDIEPDLILLMNQEKNYYRKELQDRFEARLADKDDPKLKSEEVDIIFIANTYTYLNDRINYLKNLIPKFKPDGRLMIVDFKKKLTPIGPSQNSRMAQSEVEQEILDAGYSIVESDDLMLEYQYIIVAKLDSR, from the coding sequence ATGAAAATATTCATGATCCTTGGATTTATTTTATTTTGGGTTTCCTGTAAAGATCAAAAGGATGGAACTTCTGGAACTTTGCGGCAGGCTTCCGCTGAAGACAGTTCGTTGCAAATGGTCAAAGAACATGAAATCAGAGACCGCACAGTTTGGCAAAAACCATACGACGTCATTCATAAATTAGGCTCTCTGGAAAACAAAGTCATTGCTGATATTGGCGCAGGAAGCGGGTATTTTTCATTTCGATTTATTCATGAAGCAGGAAAAGTTATTGCTGTGGATATTGAGCCCGATTTAATACTTTTGATGAATCAGGAAAAAAACTATTACAGAAAAGAATTGCAGGATCGGTTCGAAGCCAGACTTGCAGACAAAGATGATCCAAAATTAAAATCCGAAGAAGTCGATATTATATTTATAGCGAATACCTACACCTATTTAAATGATCGCATCAACTACCTTAAAAATCTGATTCCTAAGTTCAAACCGGATGGCCGCCTGATGATCGTCGATTTCAAGAAGAAGCTCACTCCGATTGGTCCTTCTCAAAATTCAAGGATGGCTCAATCAGAAGTAGAACAGGAAATATTAGATGCGGGTTATTCCATTGTCGAATCCGATGACCTCATGCTGGAATACCAGTATATAATTGTGGCGAAGTTAGATTCCAGATGA
- the dacB gene encoding D-alanyl-D-alanine carboxypeptidase/D-alanyl-D-alanine-endopeptidase: MKKAFNEFINDPVFKHAQLAVQFTDFESRKILLKQNEHKTLIPASVIKLITSALLIDTLGPEFKFKTEILLRGQVIDSGIFNGCLIFVGSGDPSFCSPYLKEAVQIDSIVQIISNFCTKNGIKSIQGGIRIENSYINDPPENPEWLYYDLGNYYGAGCSAFNFRENEISLGLSAAPQPGEICPVAEIWPDYGLQKFHSEVRGNSSTERTEVFVLGNSNSDQKWIRGKWKCCTQDTLFFRAAMHDPSLYFAKMLTEKLKLSGLEIGDMEGSGYERDSNRANKIYIGHIYSPPLHVLIQRALYRSVNLYCESFLHELGSVYLKNTTRDSILAYIDDKLSREVFGDEAFELEDGSGLSPKNFISAENMLKFLERYRYCKDDLQYWKLLPDIHQSGALKKYMSPKKNAHTALHLKSGSMERVRAYAGYLVKNQKPVAGIAIFVNNDPGKSELLQKHIAKFLDKVMLLKL; this comes from the coding sequence TTGAAAAAAGCATTTAATGAATTTATCAATGATCCTGTATTCAAACATGCACAGCTTGCTGTACAATTTACAGATTTTGAATCCAGGAAAATTTTATTGAAACAAAACGAACATAAAACCCTGATTCCTGCTTCAGTTATTAAATTGATAACATCGGCTCTGCTTATCGATACGTTAGGTCCGGAGTTTAAGTTTAAAACAGAAATATTGCTTCGCGGCCAGGTTATCGATTCGGGTATCTTCAATGGTTGCCTGATTTTTGTGGGAAGTGGAGATCCTTCATTTTGTTCTCCTTATTTGAAGGAAGCCGTGCAAATAGATTCTATAGTGCAAATAATCAGTAATTTTTGCACAAAAAATGGAATCAAATCAATTCAGGGAGGCATCCGTATTGAGAATAGTTACATCAATGATCCTCCGGAAAATCCGGAATGGTTGTATTACGATCTTGGAAACTATTACGGGGCGGGTTGTTCTGCATTCAATTTCAGGGAAAATGAAATTTCATTGGGGTTGTCTGCTGCTCCACAACCGGGAGAAATTTGTCCGGTCGCCGAAATATGGCCAGACTATGGCTTGCAAAAATTTCATTCGGAAGTCAGAGGCAACAGCAGCACTGAAAGAACTGAGGTTTTTGTTTTAGGTAACTCTAATTCTGATCAAAAGTGGATTCGGGGAAAGTGGAAATGCTGTACTCAGGATACTTTGTTTTTTCGAGCTGCGATGCATGATCCTTCGCTCTATTTTGCTAAAATGCTGACTGAAAAATTGAAGTTGTCGGGATTGGAAATTGGCGACATGGAGGGATCAGGATATGAGAGGGATAGCAACAGGGCCAACAAAATTTATATCGGCCACATTTATTCTCCACCTTTGCATGTACTGATCCAAAGGGCATTGTACCGGAGTGTAAATTTATATTGTGAATCTTTTTTGCATGAACTGGGTTCTGTTTATTTAAAAAACACAACCAGGGATTCGATATTAGCATATATAGATGACAAGCTGAGCAGGGAAGTTTTTGGAGATGAAGCATTTGAATTAGAGGATGGGAGTGGATTGTCGCCTAAGAATTTCATATCTGCCGAAAACATGTTGAAGTTTCTCGAACGATACAGGTACTGTAAGGATGATTTACAATATTGGAAGCTTCTACCCGATATTCACCAATCGGGAGCATTGAAAAAATACATGAGTCCCAAAAAAAATGCTCATACGGCACTTCATTTGAAAAGCGGAAGTATGGAAAGAGTCAGGGCTTATGCAGGTTACCTGGTGAAGAACCAAAAGCCGGTAGCGGGTATTGCTATATTTGTCAACAATGATCCCGGAAAATCGGAATTGCTTCAAAAACATATTGCCAAATTCCTGGATAAAGTGATGCTTCTTAAACTATAA
- a CDS encoding succinylglutamate desuccinylase/aspartoacylase family protein — protein MVRIKAGRLPSGNSISIFTFVFRSKQEGPTILLLGGMHGDEINGVEIVRSAVAQKMFTQLKAGTVIAIPLLNIFGFINFSRDVPDGKDVNRSFPGTSSGSLASRIAKIITRKILPLIDFGIDFHSGGDKHWNYPQLRYSSKHPESKALAVKSNFPLIVEKHVVSKSLRKVAKDMGKPILVFEGGEAHRLDPFIVQQGQQLIRETLAAHQMIDVPVLKGVVKKIYRKTSWERAHDGGLVRYKREAGTFVEKGELLAILTDPFAQRETRMHASRDGFILSHNNAPLVNVGDGMFHLAFEDEKHVTIL, from the coding sequence ATGGTTCGCATCAAAGCCGGCAGATTGCCTTCAGGAAACAGCATTTCGATATTTACATTTGTATTCAGGAGTAAACAGGAAGGCCCTACCATTCTTTTGCTGGGAGGAATGCATGGCGATGAGATCAACGGCGTTGAAATTGTCAGATCAGCAGTCGCGCAGAAAATGTTTACTCAATTGAAAGCGGGGACCGTGATCGCGATACCACTGCTTAATATTTTTGGTTTTATAAATTTTTCGAGAGACGTACCCGATGGCAAAGATGTCAATAGGAGTTTTCCGGGAACAAGTTCCGGTAGTTTAGCATCGCGCATTGCCAAAATCATTACAAGAAAAATTTTACCCCTTATAGACTTTGGAATTGATTTTCACAGTGGAGGTGATAAACATTGGAATTATCCGCAACTTCGTTATTCTTCAAAACATCCGGAGTCCAAGGCATTGGCTGTAAAATCCAATTTTCCCTTAATTGTGGAAAAACATGTCGTATCCAAATCATTGCGAAAAGTTGCGAAAGACATGGGCAAGCCCATTTTGGTTTTCGAAGGAGGAGAGGCCCATCGGCTGGATCCCTTTATAGTGCAGCAGGGTCAACAACTCATCAGAGAAACCTTAGCAGCTCATCAAATGATTGATGTGCCGGTGCTCAAAGGAGTCGTTAAAAAAATCTACAGAAAAACAAGCTGGGAACGTGCTCACGATGGAGGATTGGTACGTTATAAAAGGGAAGCAGGTACATTTGTTGAAAAAGGAGAATTACTGGCTATATTAACTGATCCTTTTGCACAACGCGAAACCAGGATGCATGCTTCCCGCGACGGATTTATTTTAAGCCATAACAATGCACCTCTGGTCAACGTTGGAGATGGAATGTTTCATCTGGCATTTGAAGATGAAAAACATGTTACGATCTTATAA
- a CDS encoding RimK family alpha-L-glutamate ligase yields the protein MKILILSRNASLYSTQSLILAAQKRGHYVHVIDHLMCNIIIEQNRPQLYMGMDPINGIDAVIPRIGASATEYGAAVIRQLEYMGIPTTVTANALLKARNKLHCMQFLASHGIDVPKTGISAGDYCAGLVYDQIAKDKAVIKLLSSTQGLGVILTQTRSQGLSIIEGFHRVGEDVLVQEFIQDARGSDLRAFVVDGVVVGAMLRQAVPGEFRSNIHRGASSFVVKLSAEEESLALKSAELLDLPVAGVDILRSSRGPLVLEVNASPGLEGIEGTTGVDIAGKIIEFLEKKVREQNH from the coding sequence ATGAAAATATTAATCCTTTCGCGAAACGCGAGTTTATACAGTACACAAAGTTTGATCCTGGCTGCTCAGAAACGGGGTCATTATGTGCATGTGATCGATCATTTGATGTGCAACATCATCATTGAGCAGAATAGGCCCCAGCTTTATATGGGTATGGACCCTATAAATGGAATCGATGCGGTGATTCCCCGAATTGGAGCCTCTGCAACCGAATATGGTGCTGCCGTGATCAGGCAACTTGAGTATATGGGCATCCCAACAACGGTAACTGCCAATGCTCTTCTAAAAGCCAGAAATAAATTGCATTGCATGCAGTTTTTAGCAAGCCATGGAATTGATGTGCCTAAAACCGGAATTTCTGCCGGAGATTACTGTGCAGGATTGGTGTATGACCAGATCGCCAAAGATAAAGCCGTGATCAAATTGTTGTCGAGTACACAGGGCCTTGGGGTCATTCTTACACAGACAAGAAGTCAGGGATTGAGTATTATCGAAGGATTTCACAGGGTAGGAGAAGATGTATTGGTTCAGGAATTTATTCAGGATGCAAGAGGATCAGATCTTAGAGCCTTTGTAGTTGATGGTGTTGTTGTCGGAGCCATGTTGCGTCAGGCGGTACCCGGCGAGTTCCGGTCTAACATACACCGCGGAGCGAGCTCCTTTGTGGTTAAATTGAGTGCTGAAGAAGAATCATTAGCATTGAAATCAGCAGAGTTGCTGGATCTTCCGGTTGCCGGTGTCGATATATTGCGATCTTCCAGGGGACCTTTGGTTTTAGAAGTAAATGCTTCTCCAGGCCTTGAGGGTATAGAAGGTACAACGGGTGTCGATATCGCAGGTAAAATCATTGAATTCCTCGAAAAAAAAGTAAGGGAGCAAAACCATTGA
- a CDS encoding MFS transporter, translating to MEQSKKAQWGWVMFDWANSAYSLVISTAIFPVYFLEFSDPYFQFGSVSIANASVYAYSVSIAYLLVCFLSPLLSGIADYGGHRKLFMRIFTTMGSFACMSLFFFDGPATQILALSCFMLATASHASSLVFYDSYLNQLVPANGADKLSARGYAFGYIGSVILMCLNIAMIQKPELFGILDASVATRIAFLSVGIWWISFSQLTFIWLPSDKATKWQSNWITKGYGELSKAWNYLKLHPHLKRFLLAFFFYSAGVQTVVYLASSFAKQELRFETGELIVVILLLQLVAIGGAYLFAFISKKTHNFYAMKIMILIWVFICLFAYFVYSQMEFYFLATMVGLVLGGIQAISRSSYSKMLPKEHPDMTCFFSFYDVVYYVSIVFGTFLFGFINQLTQSMRLSVLALMAFFAVAFFIIRTIPNNQLREE from the coding sequence ATGGAGCAATCTAAAAAAGCCCAATGGGGATGGGTCATGTTTGACTGGGCGAATTCCGCTTATTCACTCGTTATTTCAACTGCAATTTTCCCGGTTTATTTTCTTGAGTTTTCAGATCCTTATTTTCAGTTTGGTTCTGTATCCATTGCGAATGCTTCGGTATATGCATATTCTGTGTCCATAGCATATCTATTGGTCTGTTTTCTATCTCCATTGCTATCCGGAATAGCAGATTATGGAGGCCATCGAAAATTATTCATGAGGATTTTTACAACAATGGGAAGCTTTGCTTGTATGAGTTTGTTTTTTTTTGATGGTCCGGCCACTCAAATTTTAGCATTGAGTTGTTTTATGTTGGCTACGGCAAGTCATGCCAGTTCCTTGGTATTTTATGATTCGTATCTCAATCAACTCGTTCCTGCAAATGGTGCAGACAAACTCAGCGCCAGAGGTTATGCCTTTGGGTACATCGGAAGTGTTATACTGATGTGTCTGAACATTGCCATGATCCAAAAGCCAGAGTTGTTTGGTATCCTGGATGCATCCGTGGCCACCCGAATCGCATTCTTAAGTGTAGGGATCTGGTGGATCAGTTTTTCTCAACTCACATTTATCTGGTTACCTTCAGATAAAGCAACCAAATGGCAATCCAACTGGATCACTAAAGGATATGGAGAACTCAGCAAAGCCTGGAATTATCTGAAGTTGCATCCTCATTTAAAGCGATTTCTTTTGGCCTTTTTTTTTTACAGCGCCGGGGTGCAAACCGTGGTTTATCTGGCCAGTTCTTTCGCAAAACAGGAATTGCGTTTTGAAACAGGAGAATTGATCGTTGTTATATTGTTATTGCAATTGGTTGCAATAGGAGGTGCTTATCTGTTTGCATTCATCTCAAAGAAAACCCATAACTTTTATGCCATGAAGATCATGATCCTGATCTGGGTGTTCATTTGCCTGTTTGCTTATTTCGTTTACAGCCAAATGGAATTCTATTTTCTGGCCACCATGGTGGGTCTCGTACTTGGAGGCATTCAGGCGATTTCGCGATCCAGTTATTCGAAAATGTTGCCCAAAGAACATCCGGACATGACCTGCTTTTTCAGTTTTTACGATGTGGTGTATTATGTTTCCATTGTTTTTGGAACATTCCTTTTTGGATTTATCAATCAATTGACACAATCCATGCGACTAAGTGTATTGGCACTGATGGCGTTTTTTGCGGTAGCTTTTTTCATCATCAGAACCATTCCAAACAATCAGTTGAGAGAAGAATAA
- a CDS encoding right-handed parallel beta-helix repeat-containing protein — protein MNNLSSGKELLWIASIFLVFAINACHQEEFSNDPGLMLKPELDTLTFDTVFTSIGSATRYFKLYNPNDEFVRIQSIYIPSLENSEFRLNVDGISSQKHEFIDIAPHDSIYIFCDVKVNPDDPVTISPFIKQDSIRIEYNGNVKIIQLIAWGQNANYVPQKSNKGQVSVIDLQGNTLVWNDPKPYVVYGIVVFENGVLQINAGTKIHVWGGLAKAKDADGNVFFYNDGRIIIGPTARIEVRGTKEQPVQFQGVRLESWFKDTPGQWGGIFINPGSTDNSFDFAEIKNNLIGIYLDSLASLKITNSRIFNNSQYGILSSTGILDIQNCLFYNQGQSGLFATIGGVINCAYTTFANLGNSEPALYLSNEQCIDFPFCQVVYKHPLVANFTNCIITGSDQDELWLVDNGQISFQAFFKNCLYRIKELLVPFPDFENKFTQNCILHNSLQKLFADPAMDDFHLDTLSVAEQKAVPLPNLLLDLDCKIRDAQLPDLGCFEYQY, from the coding sequence ATGAATAATCTATCTTCTGGCAAAGAGTTATTATGGATTGCCAGCATTTTTTTGGTTTTTGCGATCAATGCCTGTCATCAGGAAGAATTTAGCAACGATCCTGGCTTAATGCTCAAACCTGAGCTCGATACCTTGACTTTCGATACGGTCTTTACAAGTATTGGTAGCGCTACGCGTTATTTTAAACTCTACAACCCCAACGATGAATTTGTCCGAATCCAATCTATATATATTCCTTCACTTGAAAATTCAGAGTTCAGATTGAATGTGGATGGGATTTCCAGCCAGAAACACGAGTTTATCGATATCGCTCCACACGACAGCATTTACATATTTTGCGATGTTAAGGTCAATCCCGATGATCCTGTAACGATCAGCCCGTTTATCAAACAGGATTCTATTCGCATTGAATACAACGGGAATGTAAAAATCATACAACTTATTGCCTGGGGCCAGAATGCCAATTACGTGCCACAAAAAAGCAATAAAGGCCAGGTTTCAGTAATTGATTTACAGGGAAACACACTGGTTTGGAACGACCCCAAACCTTATGTGGTCTATGGTATCGTGGTTTTTGAAAATGGTGTATTGCAGATAAATGCGGGGACCAAAATTCACGTTTGGGGTGGATTGGCCAAAGCAAAAGATGCAGATGGCAATGTATTTTTCTACAACGACGGCAGGATCATAATCGGACCTACAGCCAGGATAGAAGTCAGGGGAACCAAAGAGCAGCCTGTGCAATTTCAGGGGGTTCGGCTGGAGTCCTGGTTCAAGGATACTCCCGGACAATGGGGAGGCATTTTTATAAACCCCGGTAGTACAGATAACAGTTTCGATTTTGCAGAAATAAAGAACAATCTTATTGGGATCTACCTCGATTCACTGGCCTCGTTAAAAATTACAAATTCCCGGATTTTCAATAACAGTCAATACGGAATCCTGAGCAGCACCGGAATACTGGACATCCAGAATTGTCTTTTCTACAATCAGGGGCAGTCTGGTCTCTTTGCCACCATTGGCGGAGTTATCAATTGTGCCTATACGACTTTCGCAAATTTGGGGAATTCTGAACCTGCCCTTTACCTCAGCAATGAGCAATGCATCGATTTTCCATTTTGCCAGGTGGTGTACAAACATCCGTTAGTCGCTAATTTTACAAACTGCATCATCACCGGATCGGATCAGGATGAACTCTGGTTGGTAGATAATGGTCAAATATCATTTCAAGCTTTTTTTAAGAATTGCCTTTATCGGATCAAAGAATTGCTCGTACCGTTTCCGGATTTTGAAAATAAATTCACGCAAAATTGTATTCTCCACAACAGCCTTCAAAAGCTTTTTGCCGATCCGGCCATGGATGATTTTCATTTGGATACCTTATCAGTAGCCGAACAGAAGGCAGTTCCTTTGCCAAACTTGCTACTGGATCTGGATTGTAAAATTCGCGATGCTCAATTGCCGGATTTAGGTTGTTTTGAATACCAATATTGA